In Candidatus Promineifilum breve, one genomic interval encodes:
- a CDS encoding glycosyltransferase family 39 protein, giving the protein MLAHPATERRLLALILLLYVALGFTYALVTPPFEASDELWHYPMVQHLAGGNSLPVQVFDPALAGPWNQEASQPPLYYYLGAALTFWIDQSDMAQARWLNPHVDNGLITPDGNNNLAVHDPAADPWAGALLAVRVVRLVSVLLGAATVYLTYRIAAATAPGRPAVALGAAAINAFLPMFLFISGAVNNDNLAVPLTSLALLLMMRIVAKRREKYTPVRWTEWFTVGVIIGLAILTKEGTLGLIPMALGTAVVAAWQGWCRGAGEQGGRGAEELPSRQRSLSPLLPFSPAPLPPDSRPAHASPATAVRDLLSAVALLALPILAIAGWWYYRNIVLYGDWLGWSAFIAVLGQRGHPASLAQLWGERRGFMMSFWGLFGGVNVPMWMWVYTVLNAILLLSVVGFVLHLLRLLLAEARAWRESREGWFPCLLRPVERHFGLIVNVLFAAAVVYGLIQWATTTWSSQGRLVFTAISSLSTIMAVGLGEIGRRGAGAQGSRGAPPSRRLGDWIIMGVAVFLLLVAAAAPWLWIRPAYLPPTYTGPLAEQTAVEFGEALRLVGYEVEYDDPRPGDAVRVRLEWEVLQAMERDWSVFVHLNDPVLGRPIAQRDMYPGAGLRPTSLLQPGERLVDEYVLTIPPTAMAPAELELTVGLYDFATGKRLTAGGGDAAVLATIPLTATEGPYPNPVSLFFEHGLELVGFAVEPRRVTAGETVNVTTYWRPSEPLPGDFTFFAQIVGADTTRYAAADVTPPLPTSSWAVGEVAELRLTLTVNGDTPPDVYPLIVGLYTRTAEGGFDRLQQVTPDGRLTDDFLTLTQVRVDAR; this is encoded by the coding sequence ATGCTTGCCCATCCCGCCACCGAACGCCGCCTTCTGGCGCTCATCCTCCTGCTTTACGTTGCCCTGGGTTTTACCTATGCCCTTGTCACGCCGCCGTTCGAGGCGTCGGACGAGCTATGGCACTACCCCATGGTACAGCATCTGGCGGGGGGCAACTCCTTGCCGGTGCAGGTCTTCGATCCGGCGCTGGCCGGGCCGTGGAATCAGGAGGCCAGCCAGCCGCCGCTCTACTACTACCTCGGCGCGGCGCTGACCTTTTGGATCGACCAGTCCGACATGGCCCAGGCCCGCTGGCTCAATCCCCACGTCGACAACGGCCTGATCACGCCCGACGGCAACAACAATCTGGCCGTCCATGACCCGGCGGCCGATCCCTGGGCCGGGGCGCTGCTGGCCGTGCGCGTGGTGCGGCTGGTTTCGGTGCTCTTGGGCGCGGCCACGGTCTATCTGACCTATCGCATCGCCGCCGCGACCGCGCCTGGTCGCCCGGCAGTGGCCCTCGGCGCGGCAGCCATCAACGCCTTCCTGCCGATGTTTCTGTTCATCAGTGGCGCGGTCAATAATGATAATCTAGCCGTGCCGCTAACGTCGCTGGCCCTGCTGCTGATGATGCGCATCGTCGCGAAACGACGCGAAAAGTATACGCCAGTTCGCTGGACGGAGTGGTTCACAGTCGGCGTCATCATCGGCCTGGCAATCCTGACCAAGGAAGGCACGCTGGGCCTCATCCCGATGGCTCTGGGTACGGCCGTCGTGGCGGCGTGGCAAGGGTGGTGCAGGGGAGCAGGGGAGCAGGGGGGCAGGGGGGCGGAAGAGCTGCCGTCACGTCAGCGCTCCCTTTCTCCCCTGCTCCCTTTCTCCCCTGCTCCCCTGCCCCCGGACTCTCGTCCGGCCCACGCCTCCCCTGCGACCGCCGTCCGCGATCTCCTATCAGCGGTCGCCCTCCTCGCCCTCCCCATCCTCGCCATCGCCGGCTGGTGGTACTACCGCAACATCGTCCTCTACGGCGACTGGCTGGGCTGGAGCGCCTTCATCGCCGTCCTGGGGCAGCGCGGCCACCCGGCATCGCTGGCCCAACTGTGGGGCGAGCGGCGCGGTTTTATGATGTCGTTCTGGGGCCTGTTCGGCGGCGTCAACGTGCCCATGTGGATGTGGGTCTACACCGTGCTCAACGCCATATTGCTCTTGAGCGTGGTCGGTTTCGTCCTGCATCTGCTCCGCTTGCTATTGGCCGAAGCGCGGGCGTGGCGCGAGAGTCGGGAAGGCTGGTTCCCCTGCCTGCTGCGTCCCGTCGAGCGCCACTTCGGCCTCATCGTCAACGTGCTGTTTGCCGCGGCCGTCGTCTACGGCCTCATCCAATGGGCCACCACCACCTGGTCATCGCAGGGGCGATTGGTGTTCACGGCCATTTCGTCGTTGTCTACCATCATGGCCGTCGGGTTGGGGGAGATTGGGCGCAGGGGGGCAGGGGCGCAGGGGAGCAGGGGAGCGCCGCCATCCCGGCGGCTGGGCGATTGGATCATCATGGGTGTGGCCGTATTTCTGCTCCTCGTCGCCGCCGCCGCGCCGTGGCTATGGATTCGCCCCGCCTACCTGCCCCCGACCTACACCGGCCCGCTGGCCGAACAGACGGCCGTCGAATTCGGTGAAGCGCTGCGGCTGGTCGGATATGAGGTAGAATACGACGATCCACGACCGGGCGACGCTGTGCGCGTCCGGCTGGAGTGGGAAGTGTTGCAAGCGATGGAACGCGACTGGAGTGTCTTCGTGCATCTGAACGATCCGGTGCTGGGCCGGCCGATTGCCCAACGGGATATGTACCCCGGCGCGGGCCTGCGGCCGACAAGCCTGCTGCAACCCGGCGAGCGCCTGGTGGACGAGTACGTCCTGACCATCCCGCCGACAGCCATGGCCCCGGCCGAACTGGAACTGACTGTGGGACTATATGACTTCGCCACGGGCAAGCGCTTGACGGCCGGCGGCGGCGATGCTGCGGTGTTGGCGACGATTCCGCTGACCGCGACCGAGGGGCCATACCCCAATCCCGTCTCGTTGTTCTTTGAGCATGGGCTGGAGTTGGTCGGCTTTGCCGTCGAACCGCGGCGGGTGACCGCCGGCGAGACGGTGAACGTGACGACCTACTGGCGGCCGTCCGAACCGCTGCCGGGCGACTTCACCTTCTTCGCCCAGATCGTCGGCGCGGACACGACCCGCTACGCCGCGGCCGACGTGACGCCGCCTTTACCGACGAGCAGTTGGGCGGTCGGTGAAGTGGCCGAGTTGCGTTTGACTTTAACTGTCAATGGCGATACGCCACCCGACGTCTACCCGCTCATCGTCGGCCTCTACACGCGCACGGCCGAGGGCGGCTTCGACCGCCTGCAACAAGTCACGCCCGACGGCCGCCTGACCGACGACTTCCTGACCTTGACCCAGGTGAGGGTAGACGCGCGATGA
- a CDS encoding glycosyltransferase family 4 protein, producing MRIGLVTGEYPPMEGGVGAFTEQLARALNTLGHEIYIITSRKARPADVSPQPAAMFAPIDLGYANLIPRVGRWRWPSLSAVAEYAIRYDLEVINLQYQAAAFNMRGAAIHYLPWRLKGIAPTVVTFHDLKTPYLFPKAGGLRERMVRDLARRARGVIATNAADQRRLVEWGVSAARQIPIGSNIDAYRPNHVELEEVRTGLSLPGDAILLGYFGFLNETKGADALIEALAQLDDRYHLVFIGGQTGASDPDNNQTFLAGLRQQIERLGVAGRVHWTGFLSPQRVSTYLVAADMMVMPYRDGVSPRRGTLMAVLAHGRPLITTAPVEATPEFRHGDNMWLVSPDDPQGLADAIAALAAAPSLQARLGEGARELAQAYSWDVIAARTADFLAEVVAQKGHT from the coding sequence TGGAGGGCGGCGTGGGGGCGTTCACCGAGCAGTTGGCGCGCGCCCTGAATACCCTCGGTCACGAGATTTATATCATCACCTCGCGTAAGGCCCGCCCGGCCGATGTCTCGCCGCAACCCGCGGCGATGTTCGCGCCGATCGACCTGGGCTACGCTAATCTGATCCCGCGCGTCGGGCGCTGGCGGTGGCCGTCGCTGTCGGCCGTGGCCGAATATGCTATCCGCTACGATCTGGAAGTGATCAATCTGCAATATCAGGCGGCGGCCTTCAACATGCGCGGCGCGGCCATCCACTACCTGCCCTGGCGTTTGAAAGGCATTGCCCCCACGGTGGTCACCTTCCACGACCTCAAGACGCCCTATCTCTTTCCCAAAGCCGGCGGCTTGCGCGAACGGATGGTGCGCGATCTGGCGCGGCGGGCAAGGGGTGTCATCGCCACCAACGCCGCCGACCAGCGCCGCCTCGTGGAATGGGGCGTGTCAGCGGCGCGGCAAATCCCCATTGGCAGCAATATCGACGCTTACCGGCCGAACCACGTCGAACTGGAGGAAGTTCGTACCGGGCTGAGTCTGCCAGGTGACGCCATATTGCTCGGTTACTTCGGCTTTTTGAACGAGACCAAGGGCGCGGATGCTCTCATCGAAGCCCTGGCCCAACTGGATGACCGCTATCACCTCGTTTTCATCGGCGGCCAAACCGGGGCCAGCGACCCCGATAACAACCAGACCTTTCTGGCCGGGTTGCGGCAACAAATCGAGCGGTTGGGAGTGGCCGGCCGCGTCCATTGGACAGGCTTTCTTTCGCCGCAGCGCGTCTCCACTTATCTGGTGGCCGCCGATATGATGGTCATGCCCTATCGCGACGGCGTCTCGCCCCGTCGAGGGACGCTGATGGCCGTGTTGGCCCACGGCCGCCCGCTCATCACCACCGCCCCGGTCGAGGCTACGCCGGAGTTCCGTCACGGCGACAATATGTGGCTGGTGTCGCCCGATGACCCCCAGGGGCTGGCCGACGCTATAGCCGCGCTGGCTGCCGCGCCATCCCTCCAGGCTCGGCTAGGCGAAGGAGCGCGGGAGTTGGCTCAGGCCTATAGTTGGGATGTCATTGCCGCGCGGACGGCCGATTTTTTGGCCGAGGTAGTCGCTCAAAAAGGCCACACGTAG
- a CDS encoding O-antigen ligase family protein: MTTNAGEQGSRGAGEQGSAEDRRRLGGSSSPLLPFSPAPLPSSSPLALGLLLGATAVLGGIVLAFGGPVAGAGVLLGGLAALLILRNIELGFFAVIAVVALLPFATLPVDIGVTPTFLDFALGGVIFVWLLGIVTGRQRRLITAPVALPLILFIIVAVFAFIFGLANGPLTPTLLRKFAELLLSLGFVIVVIDYCREWSHLERLVKFLLLMGAAAAAVAIGLWLLPDDTANTILNALTRLGYPGGWVIRYIEENPALSERAIGTSVDPNSLGGLLLMIGALVGPQMVTKRPLFRRPVIWGITGLIFVALVLTFSRGAMLGLAAGLGFVAVARYRRLLPYMVVVGLLLLLLPITQDYIARFAEGFQGTDLATQMRFGEYKDALILIGRYPIFGVGFAGSPDVDLYLAVASVYFTIAGRMGLFGLLAFLGVIGAVFGYAFVHRHAARADQRHDAVWLGLHAALVGALVAGVFDHYLFNMDFHHAVTIFWMMLGMGAAGTRLVAEEEEMERG, from the coding sequence ATGACGACAAACGCAGGGGAGCAGGGGAGCAGGGGGGCAGGGGAGCAGGGGAGCGCCGAGGATCGCCGCCGTCTCGGCGGCTCTTCCTCCCCCCTGCTCCCTTTCTCCCCTGCTCCCCTGCCTTCTTCTTCCCCCCTCGCCCTCGGCCTCCTCCTCGGCGCCACGGCCGTCCTGGGCGGCATCGTCCTGGCCTTCGGCGGGCCGGTGGCCGGGGCGGGCGTGCTGCTGGGCGGGCTGGCGGCGCTGCTCATCCTGCGCAACATCGAACTCGGCTTCTTCGCCGTCATCGCCGTGGTCGCTCTGCTGCCCTTTGCCACGCTGCCGGTGGACATCGGCGTGACGCCGACGTTCCTCGATTTCGCCCTGGGCGGGGTCATCTTCGTCTGGCTACTGGGCATCGTCACCGGCCGGCAGCGGCGGCTTATCACCGCGCCGGTGGCCCTGCCGCTGATCCTGTTCATCATCGTCGCCGTCTTCGCCTTCATCTTCGGCCTGGCCAACGGCCCGCTGACGCCGACGCTACTGCGCAAGTTCGCCGAACTGCTGCTGAGCCTGGGTTTCGTCATCGTCGTCATCGACTACTGCCGCGAATGGTCGCATCTGGAGCGGCTGGTCAAGTTCCTGCTGCTCATGGGCGCGGCGGCGGCGGCCGTGGCCATCGGTCTGTGGCTGCTGCCCGACGACACGGCCAACACGATATTGAATGCCCTGACCCGCCTCGGTTATCCCGGCGGCTGGGTCATCCGTTACATCGAGGAGAACCCGGCGCTATCGGAGCGGGCCATCGGCACGTCGGTCGATCCCAACTCGCTGGGCGGGCTGCTGTTGATGATCGGCGCGCTGGTCGGGCCGCAGATGGTGACCAAACGGCCGCTCTTCCGCCGCCCGGTCATCTGGGGCATCACCGGGCTGATCTTCGTGGCCCTGGTGCTGACCTTCTCGCGCGGGGCGATGCTGGGGCTGGCCGCCGGGCTGGGTTTCGTCGCCGTGGCCCGCTACCGTCGCCTGCTGCCCTATATGGTCGTTGTCGGCCTGCTGCTGCTCTTGCTGCCCATCACCCAGGACTACATCGCCCGTTTCGCCGAGGGCTTCCAGGGCACCGACCTGGCGACGCAGATGCGCTTCGGCGAGTACAAGGATGCGCTCATCCTCATCGGCCGCTACCCCATCTTCGGCGTCGGCTTTGCCGGTTCGCCCGACGTTGATCTCTACCTGGCCGTCGCCAGCGTCTACTTCACCATCGCCGGGCGCATGGGGCTGTTCGGGCTGCTGGCCTTCCTGGGCGTCATCGGCGCGGTCTTCGGCTACGCTTTCGTCCACCGCCACGCGGCGCGGGCCGACCAGCGCCACGACGCGGTATGGCTGGGCCTCCACGCCGCCCTCGTCGGCGCGCTGGTGGCCGGGGTGTTCGACCATTATTTGTTCAATATGGACTTCCACCATGCGGTGACGATTTTTTGGATGATGTTGGGGATGGGGGCGGCGGGGACTAGGTTGGTGGCGGAGGAAGAAGAGATGGAACGCGGATGA